The Synchiropus splendidus isolate RoL2022-P1 chromosome 1, RoL_Sspl_1.0, whole genome shotgun sequence genome includes a window with the following:
- the masp1 gene encoding mannan-binding lectin serine protease 1 produces the protein MRTVALLCWLLQALGLRALPPLHGSLSSPNFPEAYPPDSARLWNLSVPHGFRLQLYFSHFHLEPSHLCQYDYVQVEAEGQTLALFCGREDTDTESVPGTGVITSPGTSLSVSFRSDFSDEERFSGFLAHYSATDVDECEGATEQDPPCDHLCHNYIGGFYCSCRHGYQLHADNRTCRVACGGRLREPSGALSSVDFPSPYPKSSECRHVIQVEAGLRLRLHFDPLFDVEDHPDVRCPYDHVKIEVEGGVLGPFCGTRSPGTLVVDGNVAVVLFHSDSSGENRGWRLTYSAEGSGCPPPPRPAHGIISPDQSEYSYRDQVLVTCSPGFRLLKGDGEAVEQLQTECGADGRWSQEEPVCAAADCGRPRRPLPRQAKRIVGGRAAEPGWFPWQVLLSVEDLSRVPEDRWFGSGALLSRSWILTAAHVLRSQRRDASVVAVAPEHVKVYLGLLDYQDQATWSSVPVERILLHPDFRPDNYHSDLALLKLRVPAPLSDAVQPVCLPAPRPHHLPPPDTLGLVAGWGLSQSAASGSGSRLQYVKLPVVAQEECRASYASRSRSYNISDGMFCAGFLEGGRDTCLGDSGGAFVMEEAGGWAVMGLVSWAGPEECGSRRVYGVYTRVAHYVHWIRNQTQDAL, from the exons ATGAG GACGGTGGCGCTGCTCTGCTGGCTGCTTCAGGCGCTGGGACTCCGCGCCCTGCCTCCGCTCCACGGGAGCCTCAGCTCGCCCAACTTTCCCGAGGCCTACCCTCCGGACTCGGCGCGGCTCTGGAACCTCAGCGTCCCGCACGGCTTCCGGCTCCAGCTCTACTTCAGCCACTTCCACCTGGAGCCGTCCCACCTGTGCCAGTACGACTACGTCCAG gtgGAGGCGGAGGGTCAGACGCTGGCGCTGTTCTGCGGCCGCGAGGACACAGACACCGAGTCTGTGCCGGGCACTGGGGTCATCACGTCACCTGGAACCTCCCTGTCCGTCTCCTTCCGCTCCGACTTCTCGGACGAGGAACGTTTCTCGGGCTTCCTGGCTCACTACAGTGCCACAg ACGTGGACGAGTGCGAAGGTGCCACGGAGCAGGACCCGCCCTGCGATCACCTCTGTCACAACTACATCGGAGGCTTCTACTGCTCCTGTCGCCACGGTTACCAGCTGCACGCCGACAACCGCACCTGCCGAG TGGCGTGCGGCGGCCGGCTGCGGGAACCTTCCGGAGCGCTCAGCAGCGTGGACTTCCCCTCGCCGTACCCCAAGAGCTCGGAGTGTCGTCACGTGATCCAGGTGGAGGCGGGGCTGCGGCTGCGGCTGCACTTCGACCCGCTCTTCGACGTGGAGGACCATCCCGACGTGCGCTGCCCCTACGACCACGTCAAG ATTGAGGTGGAGGGAGGAGTCCTGGGTCCGTTCTGCGGCACCCGCTCGCCAGGAACCCTGGTGGTGGACGGGAACGTGGCAGTGGTGCTTTTTCACAGCGACAGCTCCGGAGAGAACCGCGGCTGGAGACTCACCTACTCTGCTGAGG GAAGTGGCtgtccgccgccgccgcgcccgGCACACGGGATCATCAGTCCCGACCAATCAGAGTACTCCTACAGAGACCAGGTGCTGGTCACCTGCTCGCCGGGATTCAGGCTCCTGAAG GGAGACGGAGAAGcggtggagcagctgcagaccgAGTGTGGGGCCGACGGCCGCTGGTCCCAGGAGGAGCCCGTCTGTGCAG CGGCGGACTGCGGAAGGCCCCGCCGGCCCCTCCCCCGCCAGGCCAAGAGGATCGTGGGGGGCCGAGCGGCAGAGCCCGGCTGGTTCCCGTGGCAGGTTCTGCTCAGCGTGGAGGACTTGTCCCGCGTCCCTGAAGACCGCTGGTTTGGCTCCGGGGCCCTGCTGTCCAGGTCCTGGATCCTGACCGCCGCCCACGTGCTGCGCTCTCAGCGGCGGGACGCCAGTGTCGTGGCTGTGGCGCCCGAACACGTGAAG gtGTACCTGGGTCTGCTGGACTACCAGGACCAGGCCACGTGGTCCAGTGTCCCGGTGGAGCGGATCCTTCTTCATCCCGACTTTCGGCCGGACAACTACCACAGCGACCTGGCTCTGCTGAAGCTGCGCGTGCCGGCGCCGCTGAGCGACGCGGTCCAGCCCGTCTGTCTGCCGGCGCCACGGCCGCACCACCTGCCGCCCCCCGACACCCTGGGCCTGGTGGCGGGCTGGGGCCTGTCCCAGTCTGCGGCCTCGGGCAGCGGGAGCCGGCTGCAGTACGTCAAGCTGCCGGTGGTGGCGCAGGAGGAGTGTCGCGCCAGCTACGCCTCGCGCTCGCGCAGCTACAACATCAGCGACGGCATGTTCTGCGCCGGCTTCCTGGAGGGGGGGCGGGACACGTGCCTGGGCGACAGCGGGGGGGCCTTTGTGATGGAGGAGGCGGGCGGCTGGGCCGTGATGGGGCTGGTGTCCTGGGCCGGACCGGAGGAGTGCGGCAGCCGCAGAGTGTACGGGGTCTACACGCGCGTGGCCCATTACGTCCACTGGATACGCAACCAGACGCAggacgccctctag
- the LOC128767994 gene encoding coagulation factor IX isoform X2 → MIGSRRSHMSVLELLLLLCSLLRCGSLEGSRAHMLTLTSPRSLFLRPAAARQWLRSSASRWRRANSLLLEELLPGNLERECYEEACSQEEAAEIFQTPEKSLEFWFRYTSPDPCRSDPCQNGGLCSLERGSFVCLCPPRFRGRTCDSDALQCRYQNGGCMQYCRDLPGGATVQCGCADGYTLEADGRRCEATVAFPCGRQQVAALQPGRSRGGLFDVTGANVTWANVTWTEPPAPVNSSALGGNHSEWAWPDEATPRIVGGALEKRGGSPWQVLIRRADGYGFCGGTLVSDRWIVSAAHCFQEAADHVTIGDLDKQRPDPGEQLIHVQQVVLHPHFHAFTFDSDLALVLLARPVLWGPTAVPACLPDPHLSRYLLREGNRGLVTGWGATSYMRRSSRFLRRVALPVVSHRDCSGSTEQAGRDSCSGDSGGPFMVHYRGTWFLTGVVSWGERCAAPGKYGVYTRLGGNYLSWIADTMAALTPAGPAPSP, encoded by the exons ATGATCGGGTCCCGCAGGAGCCACATGTccgtgctggagctgctgctgctgctctgcagccTGCTGCGCTGCGGCTCCCTGGAGGGCTCACGCGCACACATGCTAACGCTAACCTCCCCGCGCTCCCTCTTTCTGCGGCCGGCCGCAGCCCGACAGTGGCTTCGCTCGTccgccagcaggtggcgccgggCCAACTCGCTCctcctggaggagctgctgccgGGGAACCTGGAGAGGGAGTGTTACGAGGAGGCGTGTTCCCAGGAGGAGGCGGCCGAGATCTTCCAGACGCCAGAGAAGTCG CTGGAGTTCTGGTTCCGCTACACCA GTCCCGACCCCTGCAGGAGCGACCCGTGTCAGAACGGCGGCCTCTGCTCTCTGGAGCGGGGAAGCTTCGTGTGCCTGTGTCCGCCTCGCTTCCGCGGCAGGACCTGCGACTCCG ACGCGCTGCAGTGCCGCTACCAGAACGGCGGATGCATGCAGTACTGCAGGGACCTTCCAGGGGGCGCCACGGTGCAGTGCGGCTGCGCCGACGGTTACACACTGGAGGCGGACGGTCGTCGCTGCGAGGCCACTG TGGCCTTTCCCTGTGGccgccagcaggtggcagcactgCAGCCGGGACGCTCACGGGGAGGTCTCTTTGACGTCACCGGGGCCAACGTCACCTGGGCCAACGTCACCTGGACCGAGCCTCCAGCGCCAGTGAACAGTTCAGCTCTCGGTGGAAATCACAGCGAGTGGGCGTGGCCAGATGAGGCGACGCCACGCATTGTGGGCGGGGCTCTGGAGAAGAGAGGGGGCAGCCCGTGGCAG GTCCTGATCCGCAGGGCGGACGGCTACGGCTTCTGTGGCGGGACGCTGGTGTCGGACCGCTGGATCGTCTCCGCTGCGCACTGCTTCCAGGAGGCTGCCGATCACGTGACCATCG gGGACCTGGACAAGCAGCGGCCGGACCCTGGAGAGCAGCTGATCCatgtccagcaggtggtgctgcaTCCTCACTTCCACGCCTTCACCTTCGACAGCGACCTGGCCCTGGTGCTCCTGGCTCGGCCGGTGCTCTGGGGCCCCACCGCGGTGCCGGCGTGTCTGCCCGACCCGCACCTGTCCCGATACTTGCTGAGG GAGGGGAACCGCGGCCTGGTCACCGGCTGGGGCGCCACCAGCTACATGCGACGCTCGTCCCGCTTCCTCCGGCGCGTGGCGCTGCCGGTGGTCAGTCACCGGGACTGCAGCGGCTCCACGGAGCAG GCCGGCCGGGACTCCTGCAGCGGGGACAGCGGCGGGCCCTTCATGGTCCACTACCGAGGCACCTGGTTCCTGACCGGCGTGGTCAGCTGGGGCGAGAGATGCGCCGCGCCGGGCAAGTACGGCGTCTACACGCGGCTGGGGGGGAACTACCTGAGCTGGATCGCCGACACCATGGCGGCGCTGACCCCGGCCGGCCCCGCCCCCTCGCCATAA
- the clrn1 gene encoding clarin-1: protein MPSRHKRLLFCTCGLSSLCCALAAAVATGLPLWVQGTVLCRTGAELVNASGAELDKFLGGLSYGLFGGERVKQCGLGGRASRFSFFPQLQASVPVLLHVSTIFFCGLVLLFSSLSCAFFFFNAFGRPQEALHGPRGLYLWTLASCACSGLVMALFSSEVKLHHLSERISNVNEDVFTFQTYSESYGRSFWLFLLVLLLQALNALLTRLAGIRLPFWEAKPAEGGGGAMDLLY, encoded by the exons ATGCCGAGCCGACACAAGCGGCTGCTCTTCTGCACCTGCGGCCTCTCGAGCCTGTGCTGCGCGCTGGCCGCCGCGGTGGCCACCGGCCTGCCTCTCTGGGTCCAGGGGACGGTGCTGTGCCGGACCGGAGCCGAGCTGGTCAACGCGTCCGGGGCGGAGCTGGACAAGTTCCTGGGCGGCCTGAGCTACGGACTCTTCGGCGGGGAGCGGGTGAAGCAGTGCGGGCTGGGGGGCCGCGCGTCCCGCTTCTCCT TCTTCCCGCAGCTGCAGGCCTCGGTGCCCGTGCTCCTCCACGTCTCCACCATCTTCTTCTGTGGGCTGGTGCTGCTCTTCTCGTCTCTGTCTTgcgccttcttcttcttcaacgcCTTCGGCCGGCCACAGGAGGCGCTGCACGGCCCTCGGGGGCTCTACCTGTGGACCCTGGCGTCAT GCGCGTGCAGCGGCCTGGTGATGGCGCTCTTCTCCTCCGAGGTGAAGCTCCACCACCTCTCCGAGCGGATCTCCAACGTCAACGAGGACGTCTTCACCTTCCAGACCTACAGCGAGAGCTACGGCCGCAGCTTCTGGCTCTTCCtgctggtcctcctcctccaggcccTCAACGCGCTGCTGACCCGACTGGCCGGGATCCGGCTGCCCTTCTGGGAGGCCAAGCCGGCggagggcggcggcggcgccatGGACCTGCTGTACTGA
- the tsen34 gene encoding tRNA-splicing endonuclease subunit Sen34 codes for MHEPAAPADAVGGCDSVALLWRSADLRAARRRGLVGALVGSLARAPRQNSKLGRPLLLLPEEEEVLRRSAAGCDVTSASHPALSRQDVPAAERRQQVALYEAEQRRSHQQQQALALQDRKSCLTRAMWSAEPQAPVWSAPSGPAPPDRATAEDLQRRLTALEQDFVFPRSAMAVQLSTARAGLTHRPLSRLPSQTPGPGRAPPDARLRVFQDLRERGFFLTSAGKFGGDFLVYPGDPVRFHAHFIAVCQPLEQSVRLLDLLAVARLGSNVKKTVLLCSPGADGLVVYTSLQWSGMV; via the exons ATGCACGAGCCCGCGGCTCCTGCCGACGCCGTCGGTGGCTGCGACTCTGTCGCCCTCTTGTGGCGCTCGGCAGACCTGCGCGCGGCGCGACGGCGCGGCCTGGTGGGGGCGCTGGTGGGCTCCCTCGCGCGTGCCCCCAGACAGAACTCCAAACTGGGgcggccgctgctgctgctgcctgaggaggaggaagtgctgCGCCGGAGCGCCGCAGGTTGTGATGTCACGTCCGCTTCCCACCCTGCTCTGAGTCGGCAGGACGTTCCAGCGGCAGAGCGgcgtcagcaggtggcgctgtacGAGGCGGAGCAGCGGCGgagccaccagcagcagcaggcgctGGCCCTGCAGGACAGGAAGTCCTGTCTGACCAGGGCCATGTGGTCGGCTGAGCCACAGGCCCCAGTCTGGTCCGCTCCCTCAGGACCCGCTCCACCAGACCGAGCCACGGCTGAGGACCTCCAGCGGCGGCTGACGGCGCTGGAGCAGGACTTTGTCTTCCCGCGCTCAGCCATGGCGGTGCAGCTCAGCACGGCCCGCGCGGGTCTGACCCACCGCCCGCTGTCCCGGCTCCCGTCGCAGACACCGGGTCCCGGCCGGGCCCCGCCAGACGCCAGACTCCGGGTCTTCCAGGACCTCAGAGAGCGGGGCTTCTTCCTCACCTCCGCTGGGAAGTTCGGCGGCGACTTCCTGGTCTACCCAG GGGATCCTGTCCGCTTCCACGCCCACTTCATCGCCGTCTGCCAGCCTCTGGAGCAGAGCGTCCGGCTGCTGGACCTCCTGGCTGTGGCCCGTCTGGGCTCCAACGTCAAGAAGACGGTGCTTCTGTGCTCGCCGGGCGCCGACGGCCTGGTGGTCTACACCTCGCTGCAGTGGAGCGGGATGGTCTGA
- the LOC128767994 gene encoding coagulation factor IX isoform X1 gives MIGSRRSHMSVLELLLLLCSLLRCGSLEGSRAHMLTLTSPRSLFLRPAAARQWLRSSASRWRRANSLLLEELLPGNLERECYEEACSQEEAAEIFQTPEKSLEFWFRYTSPDPCRSDPCQNGGLCSLERGSFVCLCPPRFRGRTCDSDALQCRYQNGGCMQYCRDLPGGATVQCGCADGYTLEADGRRCEATVAFPCGRQQVAALQPGRSRGGLFDVTGANVTWANVTWTEPPAPVNSSALGGNHSEWAWPDEATPRIVGGALEKRGGSPWQVLIRRADGYGFCGGTLVSDRWIVSAAHCFQEAADHVTIGDLDKQRPDPGEQLIHVQQVVLHPHFHAFTFDSDLALVLLARPVLWGPTAVPACLPDPHLSRYLLREGNRGLVTGWGATSYMRRSSRFLRRVALPVVSHRDCSGSTEQVITDNMFCAGFLQAGRDSCSGDSGGPFMVHYRGTWFLTGVVSWGERCAAPGKYGVYTRLGGNYLSWIADTMAALTPAGPAPSP, from the exons ATGATCGGGTCCCGCAGGAGCCACATGTccgtgctggagctgctgctgctgctctgcagccTGCTGCGCTGCGGCTCCCTGGAGGGCTCACGCGCACACATGCTAACGCTAACCTCCCCGCGCTCCCTCTTTCTGCGGCCGGCCGCAGCCCGACAGTGGCTTCGCTCGTccgccagcaggtggcgccgggCCAACTCGCTCctcctggaggagctgctgccgGGGAACCTGGAGAGGGAGTGTTACGAGGAGGCGTGTTCCCAGGAGGAGGCGGCCGAGATCTTCCAGACGCCAGAGAAGTCG CTGGAGTTCTGGTTCCGCTACACCA GTCCCGACCCCTGCAGGAGCGACCCGTGTCAGAACGGCGGCCTCTGCTCTCTGGAGCGGGGAAGCTTCGTGTGCCTGTGTCCGCCTCGCTTCCGCGGCAGGACCTGCGACTCCG ACGCGCTGCAGTGCCGCTACCAGAACGGCGGATGCATGCAGTACTGCAGGGACCTTCCAGGGGGCGCCACGGTGCAGTGCGGCTGCGCCGACGGTTACACACTGGAGGCGGACGGTCGTCGCTGCGAGGCCACTG TGGCCTTTCCCTGTGGccgccagcaggtggcagcactgCAGCCGGGACGCTCACGGGGAGGTCTCTTTGACGTCACCGGGGCCAACGTCACCTGGGCCAACGTCACCTGGACCGAGCCTCCAGCGCCAGTGAACAGTTCAGCTCTCGGTGGAAATCACAGCGAGTGGGCGTGGCCAGATGAGGCGACGCCACGCATTGTGGGCGGGGCTCTGGAGAAGAGAGGGGGCAGCCCGTGGCAG GTCCTGATCCGCAGGGCGGACGGCTACGGCTTCTGTGGCGGGACGCTGGTGTCGGACCGCTGGATCGTCTCCGCTGCGCACTGCTTCCAGGAGGCTGCCGATCACGTGACCATCG gGGACCTGGACAAGCAGCGGCCGGACCCTGGAGAGCAGCTGATCCatgtccagcaggtggtgctgcaTCCTCACTTCCACGCCTTCACCTTCGACAGCGACCTGGCCCTGGTGCTCCTGGCTCGGCCGGTGCTCTGGGGCCCCACCGCGGTGCCGGCGTGTCTGCCCGACCCGCACCTGTCCCGATACTTGCTGAGG GAGGGGAACCGCGGCCTGGTCACCGGCTGGGGCGCCACCAGCTACATGCGACGCTCGTCCCGCTTCCTCCGGCGCGTGGCGCTGCCGGTGGTCAGTCACCGGGACTGCAGCGGCTCCACGGAGCAG GTGATCACAGACAACATGTTCTGCGCCGGCTTCCTGCAGGCCGGCCGGGACTCCTGCAGCGGGGACAGCGGCGGGCCCTTCATGGTCCACTACCGAGGCACCTGGTTCCTGACCGGCGTGGTCAGCTGGGGCGAGAGATGCGCCGCGCCGGGCAAGTACGGCGTCTACACGCGGCTGGGGGGGAACTACCTGAGCTGGATCGCCGACACCATGGCGGCGCTGACCCCGGCCGGCCCCGCCCCCTCGCCATAA